One part of the Pandoraea faecigallinarum genome encodes these proteins:
- a CDS encoding DUF6492 family protein, translating to MQQISAILPIKTRGRHYADNIGRCDILFSSLRHFTTPDLFHRFVIVVPHDEVEDVRGYARAWSDFPIEVIDESQYMGAFDDFSQRHQIRNWHRQQIIKINAPEWIETEYFLIFDPDCFATHRFDYDSLIVNGRAITHLKGRSVEPYYWEASAKLLDVEPHLDREGVWWTPATLSRSLCLSLQARLAAVHGTDWKRVLLANYAIDWTEYTLYWLNAERAGLLDRYHTQAVPPQRTLHADESVWFADKMQEWDAAHYFAPQSDGLFAVVQSNTKIPLEQVVAKLSPYFPIEIQPYERHVDPALKGAELYSAVVRKGLKMMKKLLGNGAGIK from the coding sequence ATGCAACAAATCAGCGCGATCCTGCCGATCAAGACCCGGGGAAGGCACTACGCCGACAACATCGGCCGTTGTGACATTCTCTTCTCCTCGCTGCGTCACTTCACGACGCCGGACCTGTTTCATCGCTTCGTGATCGTCGTGCCGCACGACGAGGTCGAAGACGTGCGTGGCTATGCGCGCGCGTGGTCCGACTTCCCCATCGAAGTGATCGACGAATCGCAGTACATGGGCGCGTTCGACGACTTCTCACAGCGTCACCAGATTCGCAACTGGCATCGTCAGCAGATCATCAAGATCAACGCGCCGGAGTGGATCGAGACGGAATACTTCCTGATCTTCGATCCGGACTGTTTCGCGACACATCGCTTCGACTACGACTCACTGATCGTGAACGGACGCGCGATCACGCACCTGAAGGGGCGCAGCGTCGAGCCCTATTACTGGGAGGCGTCGGCCAAGCTGCTCGACGTCGAGCCGCATCTGGATCGCGAAGGGGTGTGGTGGACACCCGCGACGCTTTCGCGCTCGCTTTGCCTGTCATTGCAGGCGCGCCTCGCCGCCGTGCACGGCACGGACTGGAAGCGGGTGCTGCTCGCGAACTACGCCATCGACTGGACGGAATACACGCTGTACTGGCTCAACGCCGAGCGCGCCGGGCTGCTCGACAGGTACCACACACAAGCCGTGCCGCCACAGCGCACGCTGCACGCCGACGAGAGTGTCTGGTTTGCCGACAAGATGCAGGAATGGGACGCTGCGCATTATTTCGCCCCCCAGAGCGACGGGTTGTTCGCCGTGGTCCAGAGCAATACGAAAATTCCGCTCGAACAGGTGGTCGCGAAGCTCTCGCCGTATTTCCCCATCGAGATCCAGCCCTACGAGCGGCACGTCGATCCGGCGCTCAAGGGCGCCGAGTTATACTCGGCGGTCGTGCGCAAGGGGCTCAAGATGATGAAGAAGTTGCTGGGCAACGGCGCGGGCATCAAATAA
- a CDS encoding polysaccharide biosynthesis/export family protein — protein sequence MNMLRPACVLALMTLTACTQTWVDTKYQQSDRFATWVDSTPSPYRLLAGDDISVVLPFNVELNYKGRVAPDGTVAMPFAGNLPAAGQTLAQFGETVNRALAANHMTANAMAMVAVTQTAAHVFVGGEVGKPGELALTPGMSVMQAIITAQGLLDTARTGEIVLIRRSPDGRPMLRTVDVKALTQQGDPAQDIVLQSNDTIFVPKSSIAEVDLWVDQYINKALPFNKNVNYDINGARSF from the coding sequence ATGAACATGCTCCGCCCGGCCTGCGTACTGGCGCTGATGACGCTGACGGCCTGCACCCAAACCTGGGTCGACACCAAATACCAGCAATCCGATCGCTTTGCGACCTGGGTCGATTCGACACCGAGCCCGTACCGGCTGTTGGCTGGCGACGATATTTCCGTCGTGCTGCCGTTCAACGTCGAGCTCAACTACAAGGGCCGTGTCGCACCCGATGGCACCGTCGCCATGCCGTTTGCCGGCAATCTCCCGGCAGCCGGACAGACGCTCGCGCAGTTCGGCGAAACGGTCAACCGCGCCCTCGCCGCGAATCATATGACCGCGAACGCAATGGCCATGGTCGCGGTGACGCAGACCGCCGCGCACGTGTTCGTCGGGGGCGAGGTCGGCAAGCCCGGCGAACTCGCGCTTACGCCGGGCATGAGCGTCATGCAGGCGATCATCACCGCACAGGGCCTGCTCGACACCGCACGCACCGGCGAAATCGTGCTGATTCGCCGCAGCCCGGACGGCCGTCCGATGCTTCGCACGGTCGACGTGAAGGCGCTCACGCAGCAAGGCGACCCGGCGCAGGACATCGTTCTGCAATCGAACGACACTATCTTCGTGCCGAAGTCGTCGATTGCCGAAGTGGATCTCTGGGTCGACCAGTACATCAACAAGGCGCTGCCGTTCAACAAGAACGTCAACTACGACATCAACGGCGCCCGCAGTTTCTGA
- a CDS encoding GumC family protein gives MAITTRTRPDRHAAVVDVTIRDYLNTLFYYRKIATTVFLAIVALGVLVALFVPIPYRAQATLLVLNAGYYDQTNNPNGGVSLQPPPGQLNGVEAQILSSPELHRDVILSKLGPGATASDIDRELQNFEKRLHIEQNDLANTITLTYSDTDPKAAADALARLLDKYFRQRASIFTSGRVNLLVSQRDDVGKQLDKADADLLAFQKKHGIVKIDDQTSRAVLLESQLVQRKLETDAKLAQDRSELKSLQGSTKDVRSTIPIYTDDSETSRAINTLQGSLSELENKRADFASRYMATSPFVVQLDKQIADMRANIAKQRQEMMTATRLGHNNYFDVVQERLAVLNASIAGGMAQQAALEAQIKETRDKLQGMSDVSSQLSQLQARRDILADSFKERSRQVELARVQQGQVSQINGTNVRVIQAPFPPSQRSVSASLLIAASIAAGLLISALTVLILSSLRETFLSPEQVERALLLPVVNAPVMLGGQRAGGTGTSGTSGTAAAPGVANAEAAYARPAHLAYGRMIAAINSSTDSHAKVVMALSAGKNDGLASVIQGLTSELEHRSGKPILILDIASTPDSPMYGKPNAQGLLAWPSNGGTALTDVAASGMGDTGADGSGVLSDLAFTRVDRHNIVVAQPRSGAIPSSWQQVTRLFDALRESHDYIVVHAPPSSQSFTGIENASLADATVLVVRAEATRKPVIAGLKAQVEDAGGRLIGVALTHRRGYIPSFIYRFF, from the coding sequence ATGGCAATTACGACTAGAACAAGGCCTGACCGGCACGCCGCGGTCGTCGACGTGACGATCCGGGATTATCTCAACACACTTTTTTATTACCGCAAGATCGCCACGACCGTGTTCCTCGCCATCGTGGCGCTCGGTGTGCTCGTCGCGCTGTTCGTGCCGATTCCGTATCGCGCCCAGGCCACGTTGCTCGTGCTCAACGCGGGGTACTACGACCAGACCAACAATCCGAACGGCGGCGTGTCGCTGCAACCGCCGCCCGGCCAGCTCAACGGCGTGGAAGCGCAGATTCTGTCGAGTCCGGAGCTTCACCGCGACGTCATCCTGTCGAAACTCGGCCCCGGCGCGACGGCGAGCGACATCGACCGTGAGTTGCAGAATTTCGAGAAGCGTCTGCACATCGAGCAGAACGACCTCGCGAACACCATCACGCTGACTTATTCGGATACCGACCCCAAGGCCGCTGCCGATGCACTCGCGCGCCTGCTCGACAAGTACTTCCGTCAACGCGCCTCGATCTTTACGTCGGGCCGCGTCAACCTGCTGGTGAGCCAGCGCGACGACGTGGGCAAGCAACTCGACAAGGCCGACGCCGATCTGCTCGCGTTTCAGAAAAAGCACGGCATCGTGAAGATCGACGACCAGACGTCGCGCGCCGTACTGCTCGAATCGCAGCTCGTGCAGCGCAAGCTGGAAACCGATGCGAAACTCGCGCAGGACCGCAGCGAACTGAAGTCGCTGCAAGGCTCCACCAAAGACGTGCGCTCGACGATTCCGATCTACACGGACGACTCCGAGACGAGCCGCGCGATCAACACGCTGCAAGGCTCGCTCAGCGAACTCGAGAACAAGCGTGCCGACTTCGCGTCGCGTTACATGGCGACGTCGCCGTTCGTCGTTCAGCTCGACAAGCAGATCGCCGACATGCGCGCGAACATCGCGAAGCAACGTCAGGAGATGATGACCGCAACGCGTCTGGGCCATAACAACTATTTCGACGTGGTGCAGGAACGTCTGGCCGTGCTCAACGCGAGCATCGCCGGCGGAATGGCGCAGCAAGCGGCGCTCGAAGCGCAGATCAAGGAAACGCGCGACAAGCTGCAAGGCATGAGCGACGTGTCGAGCCAGTTGAGTCAGTTGCAGGCGCGCCGCGACATTCTCGCGGACAGTTTCAAGGAACGTTCGCGCCAGGTCGAGTTGGCCCGCGTTCAGCAAGGTCAGGTCAGCCAGATCAACGGCACCAACGTGCGCGTGATTCAGGCGCCGTTCCCGCCGTCGCAGCGCAGTGTGTCGGCCAGTCTGCTGATCGCCGCGTCGATTGCCGCCGGGCTGCTGATTTCCGCGCTGACGGTGCTGATCCTTTCGAGTCTTCGTGAAACGTTCCTGAGCCCGGAACAAGTCGAGCGCGCCCTGCTGCTGCCGGTGGTGAACGCGCCGGTGATGTTGGGCGGCCAACGGGCCGGGGGTACCGGGACGTCGGGGACGTCGGGCACGGCGGCAGCGCCGGGGGTCGCGAACGCCGAAGCCGCCTATGCGCGCCCGGCGCATCTGGCCTATGGCCGGATGATTGCCGCGATCAACAGCAGCACCGACAGTCATGCCAAGGTGGTGATGGCCTTGTCGGCCGGCAAGAACGACGGCCTGGCGTCCGTCATTCAGGGGCTGACGAGCGAACTCGAACATCGCTCCGGCAAGCCGATCCTGATTCTGGACATTGCCTCCACACCGGACTCACCGATGTACGGCAAGCCGAACGCGCAGGGTCTGCTCGCGTGGCCGTCGAACGGCGGCACGGCGCTCACCGATGTCGCGGCATCCGGCATGGGCGACACGGGCGCCGACGGATCGGGCGTACTTTCGGATCTAGCGTTCACGCGCGTGGATCGCCACAACATCGTCGTGGCGCAACCGCGCAGCGGCGCGATTCCGTCGTCGTGGCAGCAGGTCACACGACTGTTCGATGCGCTGCGCGAATCGCATGATTACATCGTCGTGCACGCGCCGCCGTCGAGCCAGTCGTTCACCGGAATCGAAAACGCTTCGCTGGCCGATGCCACGGTACTCGTGGTACGCGCGGAAGCCACGCGCAAGCCGGTTATCGCGGGCCTCAAGGCACAGGTCGAAGATGCGGGCGGACGCCTCATCGGTGTGGCGCTCACGCATCGTCGCGGTTATATTCCGAGCTTCATCTACCGGTTCTTCTAG